From Sulfurovum zhangzhouensis, one genomic window encodes:
- a CDS encoding YbgA family protein, with protein sequence MIIAVSGCLLGENIRHNGGHKRDTFITDELGKHAEYISFCPEDLAFGTPRDSIRLITATEGIIVQNNVTSEDVTPLLTKTSKEELNRIAEHPLCGIILKSKSPSCGLGSTVLYRTNGYSETKGNGVFAQMCKEKFPLLPMEEEGRLLDPWLRENFIMQLFAYHDFETFKASIPTMKDLVAYHQSYKFMLQSKNDDNYMKLGNIVGNHNNDSFQVVLSTYETLFKETISHKSSIGKTRNVLEHMAGFLKKEISEVEKKTLHEQICDYTHKIIPLITPLSTIDMLAKNYNINYLLGQKFLHPYPKELALRSDLKSSK encoded by the coding sequence ATGATTATCGCTGTGTCAGGATGTCTGCTGGGTGAGAATATACGTCACAATGGGGGACATAAACGTGATACGTTCATTACTGATGAACTTGGGAAACATGCTGAGTATATTTCATTTTGTCCTGAAGACCTTGCATTTGGTACTCCTAGAGACTCTATCAGGCTGATCACTGCTACTGAAGGCATCATCGTACAAAACAATGTTACCTCTGAAGATGTAACCCCTTTACTTACAAAAACATCAAAAGAAGAACTGAATAGAATTGCAGAACATCCTCTTTGCGGCATCATCCTCAAATCAAAATCACCAAGTTGTGGTCTGGGAAGTACCGTACTTTATAGAACCAATGGTTATTCAGAGACAAAAGGTAATGGTGTATTTGCACAAATGTGTAAAGAAAAGTTTCCGCTCCTGCCTATGGAGGAAGAAGGACGACTGCTTGATCCATGGCTTAGAGAGAACTTTATCATGCAGCTCTTTGCCTACCATGATTTTGAAACCTTCAAAGCATCTATTCCTACAATGAAAGACCTGGTAGCCTATCATCAAAGCTATAAGTTCATGCTGCAGTCTAAAAATGATGATAACTATATGAAGCTGGGTAATATCGTTGGGAATCACAACAATGATTCCTTTCAAGTGGTACTCTCAACGTATGAAACACTTTTCAAAGAGACGATCTCACATAAAAGCTCCATAGGCAAGACACGTAATGTCCTTGAACATATGGCAGGATTTTTGAAAAAAGAGATCAGTGAAGTGGAGAAAAAAACCCTTCATGAACAAATATGTGACTATACGCATAAGATCATCCCTCTAATTACACCACTAAGTACAATAGATATGCTTGCCAAAAATTATAATATCAACTATCTGCTGGGACAAAAATTCCTTCACCCTTATCCTAAAGAACTTGCGCTCAGATCAGATCTAAAAAGCAGTAAATGA
- a CDS encoding MarR family winged helix-turn-helix transcriptional regulator: MKFDMDRSLGFVLNRTAIASKNSFNQMIKNYGISPEQWSVIFRVVEQNGISQKELAYSTYKDQGNLTRMIDKLIQKGYINREADTDDRRAIKLFSTDKSVALVEEVIPMSSAHNANMTNGLSEEETTTLLELLNKVYENIQKDENGK, encoded by the coding sequence ATGAAATTTGATATGGACCGGTCTTTAGGATTTGTATTAAACAGAACAGCTATTGCTTCAAAAAACAGCTTTAACCAAATGATAAAAAATTATGGGATATCGCCTGAACAATGGTCAGTAATATTTCGTGTGGTTGAACAAAATGGTATCAGTCAGAAGGAGTTAGCTTACTCTACCTATAAAGATCAGGGCAATCTCACTAGAATGATCGACAAGCTTATTCAAAAAGGTTATATCAATCGGGAAGCAGACACAGATGACAGGCGTGCCATCAAACTGTTCTCCACTGATAAATCGGTAGCACTAGTGGAAGAGGTTATCCCTATGTCAAGTGCCCATAATGCAAACATGACCAACGGTTTAAGCGAAGAAGAAACCACAACATTGCTTGAGCTTTTAAATAAAGTATATGAAAATATTCAAAAGGATGAAAATGGAAAATAA
- a CDS encoding uroporphyrinogen-III synthase, with protein MLRKTSLQNLSELSKKLNLLYYEYDQHQNKFIVDSRYNKETTYNELIKLTYELSKHKIGFFTDERSNIVIASKCHLLSPLKQRLKNISYNFKGYRKNIYVLSDKQVNFAKNLPLIQTQVIEQDIDLTPYDALIFTSKNGVKYSDILLPSEWKKIPSYAISKQTAKQIKDLKGKVAFVGKEQHGDEFAFELLEHLAGKKVAYLGAQKIVSNMIDILKEHNIDCDYIPVYQTVCREYENKIKLPSDSIIIFSSPSTIECFFKKVSWDNSFTAISIGRTTAKYFPNDVKPIIADSTSLESCVCKALSL; from the coding sequence ATGCTTAGAAAGACTTCATTGCAGAACTTATCAGAGCTGTCGAAGAAACTCAACCTACTATACTATGAGTATGACCAGCATCAAAATAAATTTATTGTAGATAGCCGATACAATAAAGAGACTACTTACAATGAATTGATAAAGCTAACTTATGAACTTTCAAAGCATAAGATCGGTTTTTTCACGGATGAAAGGTCTAACATTGTTATCGCATCAAAGTGTCATCTGCTTTCACCCCTAAAACAGAGACTAAAGAATATCTCTTATAACTTCAAAGGTTATCGCAAAAATATCTATGTCCTCAGTGATAAACAGGTGAACTTTGCCAAAAATCTACCGCTAATACAAACACAAGTGATAGAGCAAGATATAGATCTAACCCCATATGATGCTTTGATATTCACTTCCAAAAACGGTGTAAAATATAGTGATATTCTTCTTCCTTCTGAGTGGAAGAAAATTCCTTCTTATGCCATATCAAAACAGACCGCAAAGCAGATAAAAGACCTAAAAGGCAAAGTTGCTTTTGTTGGAAAAGAACAGCATGGCGATGAGTTTGCTTTTGAGCTTTTGGAGCATTTGGCAGGTAAAAAAGTAGCTTATCTCGGTGCACAAAAAATTGTTTCTAATATGATAGACATCTTGAAAGAACATAATATTGATTGTGATTATATACCAGTGTATCAAACAGTATGTCGTGAGTATGAAAATAAGATCAAACTTCCTTCTGATTCTATTATCATCTTTTCTTCACCTTCTACCATAGAATGTTTTTTTAAAAAGGTATCTTGGGATAACAGTTTTACAGCTATAAGTATAGGCAGAACGACGGCAAAGTATTTTCCTAACGACGTTAAACCTATTATAGCAGACAGCACTTCTTTGGAAAGTTGTGTGTGTAAAGCGCTGAGTTTATAA
- a CDS encoding SDR family NAD(P)-dependent oxidoreductase — protein MENKTILITGANGGLGQAFIHGLLEQNPKKIYCAARNLKSVEAFKDLSSVIEIIELDITDKDSISNAVAKIDTLDLLINNAGVNTNSRLYDNNFLDIEVNLKGTVNVTEVFFDKLKESQGKVVNITSILALVNFPLMANYAISKSALHSFTQALRAEFTLFGGEVYEVLPGPIETRMTEGFPMPKAKPEDIVKCVIEAIKSKDFEIYPDGFSQMVQQRLESEPQKIIEEFANAIAES, from the coding sequence ATGGAAAATAAAACGATATTGATAACAGGTGCAAACGGCGGACTGGGACAAGCGTTCATTCATGGGTTATTGGAACAAAATCCTAAAAAGATTTATTGTGCAGCTAGGAATCTAAAAAGTGTAGAAGCATTTAAGGATCTTAGCTCTGTTATTGAAATCATTGAATTGGATATTACCGATAAAGATTCTATCAGTAATGCTGTTGCTAAAATAGATACACTCGATCTACTGATCAATAATGCAGGAGTCAATACAAACAGTAGACTTTATGACAATAATTTTTTGGATATAGAGGTCAATTTAAAAGGTACGGTTAATGTTACAGAAGTATTTTTTGATAAATTAAAGGAGTCACAAGGCAAGGTAGTCAATATTACTTCTATCTTGGCCTTAGTAAACTTTCCGTTGATGGCAAACTATGCAATATCAAAAAGTGCGCTGCATTCATTTACCCAGGCATTAAGAGCAGAGTTCACTCTTTTCGGTGGTGAGGTGTATGAAGTGTTGCCCGGGCCAATCGAAACTAGAATGACCGAAGGTTTCCCTATGCCGAAAGCAAAACCGGAAGATATTGTAAAGTGTGTTATTGAAGCGATAAAGAGTAAAGATTTTGAGATCTATCCTGATGGTTTTTCTCAAATGGTACAGCAACGGTTAGAGAGTGAGCCGCAGAAAATCATTGAAGAGTTTGCTAATGCTATTGCAGAATCATAG
- a CDS encoding DCC1-like thiol-disulfide oxidoreductase family protein, producing the protein MKKKLILYYDRECPFCNHYASFLSLQDTYELHLSNARESLQEIHTKCPHLNINDGMIIEVEGNCLQGTEALAYLDHLISRKSLFAKLHRLWSLPPLITHTLYKLIKIFRKAVLFLIGKKSTIE; encoded by the coding sequence ATGAAAAAAAAGCTGATACTTTACTATGACAGAGAGTGTCCTTTTTGTAACCACTATGCCAGCTTTCTTTCACTACAAGACACCTACGAACTTCATCTCAGCAATGCTAGAGAGTCACTACAGGAGATCCATACAAAATGTCCGCATCTGAATATCAATGATGGAATGATCATTGAGGTTGAGGGCAACTGTCTGCAAGGTACTGAAGCACTCGCATACCTGGATCATCTAATCAGCAGAAAATCTCTTTTTGCCAAACTGCATCGCTTATGGAGTTTACCTCCTTTAATTACGCATACTTTATACAAACTCATCAAGATATTTCGTAAAGCAGTTCTTTTTCTTATCGGCAAGAAAAGTACTATTGAGTAA
- a CDS encoding L,D-transpeptidase family protein, with protein MKKIIFLLIHTLLFASAPDQVLKIYQAKYSLCHGQTNYQITECLLNGSINYYRLRGDRNRYRRVSKTQFREQELKGNVYHYVMTLMPRTKRYQGLKNYIDYLYSIREQYTPPRFRGNKEEDIIRIKRVLNLLQDSRLREDTEITERFERAILEFQRRHGLEVDGVIGPNTKRELKQSIHSIITKVKKNLELERIASPKGSKYILVNIPEFKMYYYIDHKPVLDMKVIVGKPNMRTPVLIQTMKYIVKNPRWNVPPSIYAKEYAHKSMSYLKRNGFAFDSQGKLYQKEGPDNALGLVKFLFPNRYNVYMHDTPTKPLFHKRVRAFSHGCIRLEKPMELLHKLGYEYDTDENEKVALSEQIPVYVEYHTVWVDEEGIVQFRNDIYGYEWKLFN; from the coding sequence ATGAAAAAAATAATATTTTTGTTGATACATACACTTTTATTTGCTTCAGCTCCTGATCAGGTTCTAAAAATCTACCAGGCAAAGTATAGTTTATGCCATGGACAAACGAACTATCAGATCACCGAATGTTTATTGAACGGTTCTATCAACTACTACAGGCTTAGAGGTGACAGAAACAGATATAGAAGAGTCAGTAAAACACAGTTCAGAGAACAGGAGCTCAAAGGCAATGTATATCATTATGTAATGACTCTTATGCCGCGTACAAAAAGATATCAAGGTCTTAAAAATTATATTGACTACCTCTATTCTATCCGAGAACAGTATACGCCACCTAGATTTAGAGGCAATAAAGAAGAGGATATCATCAGGATCAAGAGAGTATTGAATCTCCTTCAGGACTCAAGACTAAGGGAAGATACCGAAATCACTGAAAGATTTGAAAGGGCGATACTTGAATTCCAAAGAAGACATGGTCTGGAAGTGGATGGAGTGATCGGACCGAACACAAAAAGGGAACTAAAACAGTCTATCCATAGCATCATTACAAAAGTGAAAAAGAATTTGGAACTAGAAAGGATCGCAAGTCCAAAAGGATCAAAATACATTTTGGTCAATATCCCTGAGTTTAAAATGTATTATTATATCGATCATAAGCCTGTGCTGGATATGAAAGTAATAGTTGGAAAACCCAATATGCGGACTCCGGTGCTCATTCAAACAATGAAATATATCGTTAAAAATCCAAGATGGAATGTTCCTCCCTCTATCTATGCAAAGGAGTATGCGCACAAATCGATGAGTTATCTGAAAAGAAACGGCTTTGCTTTTGATAGTCAGGGAAAACTCTATCAAAAGGAAGGTCCAGACAACGCTTTGGGCTTAGTAAAGTTTTTATTCCCCAACAGATACAATGTTTATATGCATGATACTCCTACAAAACCGTTGTTTCATAAAAGAGTCAGAGCATTTTCGCATGGTTGTATACGATTGGAAAAACCAATGGAGCTTTTGCACAAATTAGGCTATGAGTATGATACAGATGAAAATGAAAAGGTTGCACTATCTGAGCAAATACCCGTATATGTAGAGTATCATACAGTCTGGGTAGATGAAGAAGGAATCGTACAGTTTAGAAATGATATCTATGGATATGAATGGAAGTTATTTAACTAG
- a CDS encoding SDR family oxidoreductase, with translation MKILLTGANGYIGRRLKQKLLSQEVSLRLLVRNPKSLDVSVHQEAEVFQGDTFDLQSLERALKGIDVAYYLIHSLQAPNYRELDKQSAQNFLNAAIKCSVKRIIYLGGLGVKEHASEHLLSRIETGEILSSRPELIQTIWIRAGVIIGSGSASFEIIRHLTEKLPVMVTPKWVNTLAQPIGVDDVITYLDSAKDLKSSQNLMVDIGSETMTYKEMMLSCAKALGLHRIILPLPILTIKLSSYWLNLFTPVPYNVAKSLIEGLSSEVVIQNENAKEYFPHIHPSSFQESVHKAIHEMENNQVYSRWSDAGGGVDLWEEQHTHDPSTAILMDRQRIPLDGISKEQLFRTFCSIGGKEGWFGYDWLWKIRGGMDKLIGGAGLNRGRRDTHSLRIGESVDFWRVEDLIPNERLLLRAQMKVPGKAWLEFKLQDDEFIQTAYFYPRGLWGRLYWYLLTPVHYTVFRNMIRSIYQKAKQTP, from the coding sequence ATGAAGATACTCTTAACAGGTGCAAATGGATATATCGGGCGACGTCTAAAACAGAAACTTCTAAGTCAGGAGGTCTCTTTACGTCTTCTGGTACGCAACCCCAAAAGCCTTGATGTATCAGTACATCAGGAAGCAGAAGTCTTCCAGGGTGACACCTTTGATCTCCAGTCACTGGAGAGAGCCCTAAAAGGGATCGACGTAGCTTACTATCTGATACACTCCCTACAAGCGCCAAACTACCGGGAACTTGACAAACAAAGTGCACAGAACTTCCTCAATGCAGCTATCAAATGCAGTGTCAAACGTATCATCTATCTTGGAGGCTTAGGGGTCAAAGAGCATGCCAGTGAACATCTGCTCAGCAGGATCGAAACCGGTGAGATACTCTCAAGCCGACCTGAGTTGATACAGACGATATGGATACGTGCAGGGGTCATCATCGGTTCTGGTAGTGCCAGTTTTGAGATCATACGTCATCTTACAGAAAAACTGCCTGTCATGGTCACTCCAAAGTGGGTCAATACCCTAGCCCAACCTATCGGTGTAGATGATGTCATCACCTATCTTGACAGTGCCAAAGATCTAAAATCTTCCCAAAACCTTATGGTAGATATCGGCAGTGAGACAATGACATACAAAGAGATGATGCTCTCTTGTGCTAAAGCATTAGGATTGCACCGTATCATTTTACCGCTTCCGATACTCACCATCAAGCTCTCCTCTTACTGGCTAAATCTCTTTACTCCCGTACCGTACAATGTAGCAAAATCACTGATAGAGGGTTTGTCTTCAGAGGTAGTGATCCAAAATGAAAATGCAAAAGAGTATTTTCCACATATTCATCCTTCATCATTTCAAGAATCAGTCCATAAAGCGATCCATGAGATGGAGAACAATCAAGTTTACAGTCGTTGGAGCGATGCTGGAGGAGGCGTAGATCTATGGGAGGAACAGCACACACATGACCCTTCCACTGCGATACTGATGGACCGCCAAAGAATACCGCTAGATGGCATATCAAAAGAACAGCTTTTCCGTACTTTCTGCTCGATAGGCGGTAAGGAGGGGTGGTTTGGGTATGACTGGCTTTGGAAAATACGAGGCGGCATGGATAAACTTATCGGTGGTGCCGGACTTAACCGAGGACGACGGGATACACATAGTCTCAGAATTGGAGAAAGTGTTGATTTTTGGAGAGTTGAAGACCTCATCCCCAATGAACGGTTACTTTTACGTGCACAGATGAAAGTACCCGGCAAAGCTTGGCTTGAATTCAAGCTGCAGGATGATGAGTTCATTCAAACTGCCTATTTCTATCCCCGTGGACTTTGGGGAAGGCTCTACTGGTATCTTTTGACCCCCGTTCATTACACTGTGTTTAGAAATATGATCCGCTCTATCTATCAAAAAGCAAAGCAGACCCCATAA
- a CDS encoding DUF6928 family protein translates to MGVKTWMLVYSNANAKEILKSKPLLNREFSIELAKKLFPSKRFTPIEDGNLLMTNPPRDKVYIGSFPGMSVVSSDNVAIDYPSKLPQSFIDTGLGNTLYLFAMHSVVDWFAYAIWKNGTLIRSLSVSGADGKVLENIGPKQPFEELYWSEGHPLFDDPKEENDSPYNFNPLDLGNAALNEYLGYQLEGYSDTLHIDPEKIPLVGLQKLPWWKIW, encoded by the coding sequence ATGGGTGTAAAAACATGGATGCTGGTATATTCTAATGCAAATGCAAAAGAGATTTTAAAATCAAAACCTCTACTTAACCGGGAATTCTCGATAGAACTTGCAAAAAAACTTTTTCCGTCTAAGAGATTCACTCCTATTGAAGATGGAAATTTACTAATGACAAACCCGCCAAGAGATAAAGTCTATATCGGATCTTTTCCGGGAATGTCAGTAGTTTCTTCAGATAACGTTGCTATAGACTATCCTTCAAAACTGCCTCAATCTTTTATCGATACCGGTCTTGGAAACACATTATACCTCTTTGCAATGCACAGTGTCGTAGACTGGTTTGCTTATGCGATATGGAAAAATGGAACTCTCATAAGGTCTTTAAGTGTATCCGGTGCCGATGGGAAAGTGTTAGAGAACATTGGTCCCAAACAACCGTTTGAAGAACTTTATTGGTCAGAAGGGCATCCTCTTTTTGATGATCCAAAAGAGGAAAACGACTCTCCTTACAACTTCAATCCTTTGGATCTAGGAAATGCTGCACTCAATGAATATCTAGGCTATCAACTGGAAGGATACAGTGACACCTTACATATTGATCCTGAGAAGATACCTTTAGTTGGATTACAAAAACTTCCGTGGTGGAAAATCTGGTAA
- the pdxH gene encoding pyridoxamine 5'-phosphate oxidase codes for MLDLQDMRTDYMKGTLDENTVPSDPYLLFEQWFSEAVNAELKDPNTMLLATAGQNGQPNIRAVLLKIFDENGFVFFTNYNSVKAEEITQNPKVAVEFLWLELERQVRILGKCEKITTKESLSYFMKRSRDSQIGAWVSDQSSVITSRKAFQMQIEKMKQKFAKGNVPLPDFWGGYRVIPDQIEFWQGRPSRLHDRILYTKETEGWKIERLAP; via the coding sequence ATGCTTGATCTGCAGGATATGCGCACAGACTATATGAAGGGAACGCTTGATGAGAATACCGTTCCTTCAGACCCGTATCTTCTGTTTGAACAGTGGTTCAGCGAGGCAGTCAATGCAGAACTCAAAGACCCCAATACCATGTTGCTTGCAACAGCCGGTCAAAATGGTCAGCCCAATATAAGGGCCGTATTACTGAAGATCTTTGATGAGAATGGTTTTGTCTTCTTTACAAACTACAACAGTGTTAAGGCTGAAGAGATCACTCAAAACCCCAAAGTTGCCGTCGAGTTTTTATGGTTGGAACTTGAACGGCAAGTACGTATCCTCGGGAAATGCGAGAAGATCACTACAAAAGAATCACTCTCATACTTCATGAAACGCTCACGCGACAGTCAGATCGGTGCATGGGTCAGTGATCAAAGCAGTGTAATTACTTCACGCAAAGCATTCCAGATGCAGATAGAGAAGATGAAACAAAAATTTGCAAAAGGCAATGTTCCTCTACCAGATTTCTGGGGAGGCTATAGAGTCATACCCGATCAGATAGAATTCTGGCAGGGAAGACCTAGTCGTCTGCATGACCGTATCCTCTACACCAAAGAGACAGAGGGATGGAAGATCGAGCGTTTAGCTCCATAA